In Populus nigra chromosome 10, ddPopNigr1.1, whole genome shotgun sequence, the following proteins share a genomic window:
- the LOC133705037 gene encoding TLC domain-containing protein At5g14285-like, translating into MDALVLACPTLPGFFAGFLSMYFLGYFVFFRNWELKHRKEASSCLMSLAHGSPAVIMAVRALLHSQTLGAFAHPNSALENTVLEFSMAYFLADLLHYMVFFPDETLFILHHLATLYVFVTCRYMIHYGAHGLLLLLILAEVTSACQNVWSIAGSRKADVPAAARLHEFLAVPFYALYSLVRGILGPVCLFKMGVFYLNGGAHGLIPAWAWISWMVVIGSAILVSILWVSNLWAEWIRERSHRAHKKVG; encoded by the coding sequence ATGGATGCTCTAGTTCTCGCGTGTCCAACCCTACCCGGATTCTTTGCTGGGTTCCTCTCCAtgtattttttaggttattttgtgttttttcgaAACTGGGAACTGAAACATCGAAAAGAAGCTTCAAGCTGCCTCATGTCGCTAGCTCATGGCAGTCCTGCGGTTATTATGGCTGTCCGTGCACTACTACACAGCCAGACCTTAGGTGCCTTTGCTCATCCCAACTCTGCTTTAGAAAACACAGTCCTTGAATTCAGTATGGCTTACTTCTTGGCAGACCTTCTTCACTACATGGTATTCTTCCCTGATGAAACTCTCTTCATACTTCACCATTTAGCAACATTATATGTGTTTGTCACTTGTCGTTATATGATCCATTATGGAGCACACGGACTTCTTCTGCTACTCATACTTGCCGAGGTTACAAGTGCTTGCCAGAATGTCTGGAGCATTGCCGGTAGCCGGAAAGCTGATGTTCCCGCCGCTGCAAGATTGCATGAATTTTTGGCGGTTCCGTTCTATGCCCTCTACTCTCTCGTTAGAGGTATTCTCGGTCCTGTCTGTTTGTTTAAGATGGGGGTGTTTTATCTGAATGGAGGAGCTCACGGTTTGATTCCTGCATGGGCTTGGATTTCTTGGATGGTTGTGATTGGAAGTGCAATATTGGTTAGCATATTGTGGGTTTCAAATCTCTGGGCAGAATGGATTAGAGAGAGAAGCCATCGAGCACACAAGAAAGTTGGGTAG
- the LOC133705036 gene encoding 3-oxoacyl-[acyl-carrier-protein] reductase 4-like: MAAAAASLAGSNVVAFKSAAHLGTSADIRIAHFRPLSPVSRGLGRRISLQSGSRSPLASSGVIAQVATVETASAEATQKVESPVVVVTGASRGIGKAIALSLGKAGCKVLVNYARSSKEAEEVSKEIEAYGGQALTFGGDVSKEADVESMMKTAVDAWGTVDILINNAGITRDTLLMRMKKSQWQEVIDLNLTGVFLCTQAAAKIMMKKRKGRIINIASVVGLVGNVGQANYSAAKAGVIGLTKTVAKEYASRNINVNAVAPGFIASDMTSKLGDDIEKKILETIPLGRYGQPEEVAGLVEFLALNPASSYITGQVLTIDGGMVM; the protein is encoded by the exons atggctgctgctgctgcttcccTTGCCGGATCCAATGTCGTGGCCTTCAAATCAGCCGCTCATCTCGGCACCTCCGCTGATATCAGAATTGCTCACTTTCGGCCCTTGTCTCCTGTTTCCCGTGGACTCGGACGTCGCATTTCTTTGCAGTCCGGATCGAGGAGCCCACTCGCTTCTTCTG GTGTAATAGCTCAGGTCGCGACTGTTGAAACAGCGAGCGCGGAGGCGACGCAGAAGGTGGAATCGCCTGTAGTGGTAGTGACTGGAGCCTCCAGAGGTATTGGCAAAGCAATTGCTTTGTCTCTGGGAAAAGCAGGTTGCAAG GTCTTGGTAAATTATGCTAGGTCATCAAAGGAAGCTGAGGAAGTTTCCAAGGAG ATCGAGGCTTATGGTGGTCAGGCCCTCACTTTTGGGGGTGATGTCTCAAAAGAGGCTGATGTGGAATCAATGATGAAAACT GCTGTTGATGCATGGGGAACTGTTGATATACTGATAAATAATGCAG GAATTACACGGGATACATTGTTGATGAGAATGAAGAAATCTCAGTGGCAGGAGGTTATTGATCTGAATCTCACCGGTGTATTCCTCTGCACGCAG GCGGCAGCcaaaattatgatgaaaaagAGAAAG gGAAGGATTATTAACATAGCATCCGTTGTTGGTTTGGTTGGCAATGTTGGGCAAGCCAACTATAGTGCTGCAAAGGCAGGTGTTATTGGCCTGACAAAGACTGTTGCAAAGGAATATGCAAGCAGAAATATTAAT GTAAATGCTGTTGCCCCAGGATTCATTGCATCTGATATGACTTCCAAGCTTGGAGAtgacattgaaaagaaaatcttgGAAACAATACCCTTGG GACGTTATGGCCAACCAGAAGAGGTTGCAGGACTAGTGGAATTCCTGGCTCTTAACCCCGCTTCCAGTTACATCACTGGACAG GTGTTGACTATCGATGGAGGAATGGTGATGTAA
- the LOC133705354 gene encoding uncharacterized protein LOC133705354, with protein MPPSPALRYSPGREPRADNHKRGRSLEGGLLLKDKDDDLAMFNEMQSRERESFLLQSADDFEVTFSSKLRYFSDFKLGVSIPVRGENSELLNIDGEKDDYDWLLTPPDTPLFPSLDDEPPPVNVASRGRPRSQPISIARSSTMEKSHRSSRGSASPNRLSPSLGSGNSTFQSRGRPSSAPHSSPTPTQQPATPSRRPSPPPSKASTSAPRSSTPGRMSTGSGARGSSPIRTSRGNSASPKIRAWQSNIPGFSSEAPPNLRTSLADRPASYVRGSSPASKNSRDSGSKFSRQSMSPASRSVSSSHSHDRDPISSRSKGSVASSGDDDVDSLQSIHVGSLDRLASKRIGGFPNNRAPAFSKNSTRIFSPSSAPKRSFDSAIRQMDHRKSPQNMFRPLLSSVPSTTLYGGKASSAHRSLMLRNSSVTTSSNASSDQGTSAASDTKGSCRHQEDMAAESGKVPYPDALEEVFAFDKADALNKDVRHDADDSLHSRLCDFDRGTTIEHEPGDCEELRHHDIEISSASDTICVKADFSEVDSLENTEVCSKCGCRYRVIETLEKDVNLCPDCCRQDNLVGAAIPDTLIVADESLPVPSIKISKEYKQSDEPDIQVDVPELQPQVNDLDSQFVDMVDARVPRHEDRVKQSETSHHEQKRFYSRESSLTRSLMEGSEHGTTGHHETGQPPAGYSLPGGDAGDHQLPHSNNYRSLKADVSEGAGISVLLKKSSSSKGPVVQGRTLVASTITYDDLSYARDSANSLRSSIGYGSTSASSSIDFSSGRHAETRVQRQLSGRKSDLENYRYDLNSRPQSTSSSFSGTLSDGHQTLGLATNRHEENVEVTVGNMKYDRLEETPVASQRILLASENKELDVSRIFFTGAKVPEEDLFEQNDSNRKTDISSSDLPHHTVGIHLEENSVVSYENREDLPNNAGDVSDVEASAIPLEPSVEAKDNMLNTSLDRLDVTEVTTHRRLASISEIEAENNCCGTGSENDDVSSKSRSTINEVQDHPVPAPPDKETTASVLEHNMPDHADSILEESTIMVDCQGGSKARSLSLDEVTDAALFCSSIVHDLAYHAATIAFEKESSEPLEGSRPTVTILGESTADRKDPRGRPAGKGTSKSQKVRQRRAETDVKHSANKTENDENSNESMVRNVGLPNEMDSMKPPKLESKCNCTIM; from the exons ATGCCGCCTTCTCCGGCATTGAGGTACTCTCCTGGGAGAGAGCCAAGAGCTGACAATCATAAGCGAGGGCGTAGCCTTGAAGGTGGATTGCTCCTCAAAGATAAAGATGACGATCTTGCTATGTTCAATGAAATGCAGtctagagaaagagagagtttcTTGCTTCAGTCGGCTGATGACTTTGAAGTCACGTTCT CTTCAAAGTTGAGATACTTCTCAGACTTCAAACTTGGAGTTTCAATCCCTGTTCGAGGAGAGAATAGTGAACTTCTTAATATAGATGGGGAGAAGGATGACTATGACTG GTTATTAACTCCGCCTGACACCCCACTTTTTCCTTCTTTGGATGATGAGCCGCCACCAGTTAATGTTGCATCCAGGGGCAGACCACGTAGTCAACCCATTTCCATAGCAAGATCTTCGACA ATGGAGAAGAGTCACAGGAGCAGTAGGGGCAGTGCAAGTCCAAATCGCTTAAGCCCTTCCCTGGGTTCTGGTAACAGCACATTTCAGTCAAGAGGAAGGCCGTCATCAGCACCTCATTCTAGTCCAACTCCCACTCAACAGCCTGCCACTCCATCACGTAGGCCATCTCCCCCTCCAAGTAAAGCCTCAACATCTGCTCCTAGGTCTTCAACTCCAGGGAGAATGAGCACAGGATCAGGGGCGAGGGGAAGTTCGCCCATAAGGACAAGTAGAGGGAACTCTGCCTCACCAAAAATAAGGGCATGGCAGTCAAATATCCCTGGTTTCTCCTCTGAAGCACCACCAAATCTTCGCACTTCTCTAGCTGATCGGCCAGCATCATATGTAAGGGGTTCCTCTCCAGCATCCAAAAATAGTAGGGACTCGGGCTCAAAATTTAGCAGGCAATCAATGTCTCCAGCCTCTAGAAGTGTTAGTTCATCACACAGTCATGATAGAGACCCAATTAGCTCACGCAGCAAAGGTTCTGTGGCATCATCTGGTGATGATGATGTGGACTCTCTACAATCCATTCATGTGGGTAGCTTAGACCGCTTGGCTTCGAAGAGAATTGGTGGCTTTCCTAATAATAGAGCTCCTGCATTCTCCAAGAACTCAACTAGAATATTTTCCCCAAGTTCTGCTCCAAAAAGATCCTTCGACTCTGCTATTCGTCAAATG GATCATCGGAAAAGTCCCCAGAACATGTTCAGACCACTTTTATCTAGTGTCCCCAGCACTACCTTATACGGTGGAAAAGCAAGTTCTGCACATCGTTCATTGATGTTGAGGAACTCTTCTGTTACAACCAGCAGTAATGCGAGTTCTGATCAAGGTACCAGTGCTGCATCAGATACCAAGGGAAGTTGCCGCCACCAGGAAGATATGGCAGCTGAAAGTGGCAAGGTACCATACCCTGATGCTCTGGAAGAGGTTTTTGCCTTTGATAAGGCAGATGCATTAAATAAGGATGTCAGGCATGATGCAGATGATAGTCTTCATTCTCGGCTGTGTGACTTTGACAGAGGCACCACGATTGAACATGAGCCTGGTGACTGTGAGGAGCTCAGACACCATGACATTGAAATCAGTTCTGCTTCTGACACTATATGTGTCAAGGCTGATTTTTCAGAAGTTGATAGTCTAGAAAACACAGAAGTTTGTTCTAAATGTGGTTGCAGGTATCGTGTTATTGAAACCCTGGAAAAGGATGTAAATCTATGTCCTGATTGCTGTAGGCAAGACAATCTTGTGGGTGCTGCCATTCCAGACACACTAATAGTAGCGGATGAGAGCCTCCCAGTGCCGTCTATCAAGATATCTAAAGAATACAAGCAATCTGATGAGCCAGATATCCAGGTGGATGTGCCTGAATTACAGCCACAAGTTAATGATTTGGACTCGCAATTTGTTGATATGGTTGATGCAAGGGTTCCCAGGCATGAAGACAGAGTTAAGCAAAGTGAGACTTCACACCACGAGCAAAAGCGATTTTATTCCCGAGAAAGTTCTCTTACTAGGTCTTTGATGGAGGGAAGTGAACATGGTACCACAGGCCATCATGAAACAGGACAGCCACCTGCTGGTTATAGCCTTCCTGGTGGAGATGCTGGAGATCATCAATTGCCGCACTCAAATAACTATCGAAGTTTGAAGGCTGATGTTTCAGAAGGTGCTGGCATTTCTGTATTACTCAAGAAGTCTAGCAGCAGCAAGGGGCCTGTTGTTCAAGGCAGGACTTTAGTTGCTTCTACCATTACTTATGATGATTTGTCTTATGCAAGAGACAGTGCAAACAGTTTGAGAAGCTCCATTGGGTATGGCAGTACATCTGCATCATCCTCCATTGATTTCAGCTCTGGCAGACACGCGGAAACACGTGTTCAACGACAGTTAAGTGGCAGGAAATCTGACCTGGAGAACTACAGATATGACCTAAACTCAAGACCTCAAAGCACTTCATCATCTTTTTCTGGAACTTTAAGTGATGGTCACCAAACTCTAGGTCTTGCAACAAACAGACACGAAGAAAATGTTGAGGTTACTGTTGGCAATATGAAATATGATAGGTTGGAGGAAACTCCTGTAGCTTCCCAAAGGATATTGCTGGCTTCAGAAAATAAAGAACTGGATGTTTCCCGTATATTTTTTACTGGTGCAAAGGTTCCTGAAGAAGATTTGTTTGAGCAAAATGACAGTAATAGGAAAACTGATATCTCTTCCTCAGATTTGCCACATCATACAGTTGGCATTCACCTGGAGGAGAATTCAGTAGTATCATATGAAAACAGAGAAGATTTGCCAAACAATGCAGGGGATGTCTCAGATGTAGAAGCATCAGCTATTCCTCTAGAGCCTTCTGTTGAAGCCAAAGATAACATGCTGAATACTAGTCTTGACAGATTGGATGTTACTGAGGTTACTACTCATAGGCGTTTGGCTTCAATATCAGAAATAGAAGCTGAGAACAATTGTTGTGGTACTGGGTCAGAGAATGATGATGTATCGTCAAAATCAAGGAGCACCATAAATGAAGTTCAGGATCACCCAGTCCCAGCACCTCCAGATAAGGAAACAACTGCTTCTGTTTTGGAACACAACATGCCAGATCATGCAGATAGCATATTAG AGGAGTCAACCATAATGGTCGACTGTCAAGGAGGGAGCAAGGCAAGAAGCCTATCCCTTGACGAAGTAACCGATGCAGCACTTTTCTGTAGCTCCATTGTTCATGATCTGGCCTACCATGCTGCAACTATAGCCTTCGAAAAGGAAAGTTCAGAACCCTTGGAAGGTTCTCGGCCAACAGTTACAATTCTCGGAGAGTCCACTGCTGACAGAAAGGATCCACGTGGAAGACCTGCTGGAAAAGGAACTTCAAAATCCCAAAAAGTCAGGCAGAGGCGGGCAGAAACAGATGTCAAACACTCTGCCAACAAGACTGAGAACGATGAGAATTCCAATGAATCCATGGTGCGTAATGTTGGGCTTCCCAACGAGATGGACAGTATGAAGCCTCCGAAGCTAGAATCCAAGTGCAATTGCACAATAATGTGA
- the LOC133704361 gene encoding uncharacterized protein LOC133704361 isoform X1, which yields MGFLGFIKGFSSVYRAKPRIRVHPSFCQYGYCHIQCRTFSHFKDHDDSVLPVLIVGAGPVGLVLSILLTKLGVKCSVLEKSKSFSHHPQAHFINNRSMEVFRKLDGLAEEIQRSQPPVDLWRKFVYCTSLTGPVLGSVDHMQPQDFEKVVSPVSVAHFSQYKLIRLLLKKLEDLNFHICKPEGLNDEPFRGGELLMGHECVKINATGQSVNVTASHLKEGKYTERNISCNILVGTDGAGSTTRKLAGIELRGEKDLQKLVSVHFLSRDLGQYLLNERPGMLFFIFNTEAIGVLVAHDLMQGEFVLQMPFYPPQQSLDDFSPETCKHLILKLVGQELSDIDVIDIKPWVMHAEVAEKFVSCDNRIILAGDAAHQFPPAGGFGMNTGIQDAHNLAWKIAALVKGIAPSSILHTYETERRPIAIFNTALSVQNFRAAMAVPATLGLDPTVANSVHQTITDGVGSILPSGLQRAILDGIFTIGRAQLSEILLNEKNPLGSSRLAKLRRLFEEGKSLQLQFPAEDLGFRYLEGALIPDSDSVGAQEPPTGRRRDYIPSSDPGSRLPHMNVRMVSNSSSEACISTLDLLPLDKVEFLLFIAPLEKSYHLAVAALKVAEEFKVSVKVCILWPTETVKGAEARSKTALAPWENYIDVAEAKKSSNSSSWWSMCQMTEKGAILVRPDEHIAWRAKSGLDDDPILEMKSVFSAILKV from the exons ATGGGGTTTTTAGGGTTCATCAAAGGGTTCAGTAGCGTGTACAGAGCTAAACCAAGAATCAGAGTACACCCATCATTTTGCCAATATGGTTACTGTCACATTCAATGCAGAACCTTTTCACACTTTAAAGATCACGACGATTCAGTGCTTCCAGTTTTGATAGTTGGTGCAGGCCCAGTCGGTCTCGTTCTCTCCATTCTTCTTACAAAACTAG GGGTAAAATGCTCTGTTTTGGAGAAGAGCAAGTCCTTTTCACACCATCCTCAGGCACACTTCATCAACAATCGGTCTATGGag GTGTTTCGCAAGTTGGATGGCCTTGCGGAGGAGATTCAAAGGTCACAACCACCTGTAGATTTATGGAGGAAGTTCGTATATTGTACTTCTCTCACTGGTCCAGTTCTTGGGTCAGTGGATCATATGCAACCTCAAG ATTTTGAAAAAGTTGTCAGCCCAGTGTCTGTCGCACACTTCTCTCAGTACAAATTAATTAGATTACTGTTAAAGAAGCTAGAAGATCTCAACTTCCATATTTGTAAACCTGAAGGGCTTAATGATGAGCCCTTCAGGGGTGGGGAGTTATTAATGGGGCACGAGTGTGTAAAGATCAATGCCACTGGTCAATCTGTAAATGTAACTGCTTCTCATCTCAAGGAAGGGAAGTACACAGAGAGAAATATTAGCTGCAATATCCTTGTTGGAACAGATGGTGCAGGAAGTACTACACGGAAGCTTGCAGGAATAGAACTGAGAGGTGAAAAAGACCTGCAAAAACTTGTCAGTGTTCATTTTTTAAGCAGAGACCTTGGACAATACTTACTCAATGAGAGACCTGGAATGCTGTTCTTTATCTTCAATACCGAAGCTATTGGAGTCCTTGTTGCTCATGATCTCATGCAAGGAGAATTCGTATTGCAG ATGCCATTCTATCCACCCCAGCAGAGCCTTGATGATTTCAGCCCCGAg ACATGCAAACACCTCATCTTGAAATTGGTTGGTCAAGAGCTTTCAGACATTGATGTGATTGATATAAAGCCATGGGTGATGCATGCTGAAGTTGCAGAAAAGTTTGTGAGCTGCGACAATCGAATAATACTTGCTGGGGATGCTGCTCATCAATTCCCCCCAGCTGGTGGTTTTG GAATGAATACTGGCATTCAGGATGCTCATAATCTCGCCTGGAAAATAGCTGCTCTTGTAAAGGGTATTGCACCATCTTCAATACTTCATACTTATGAAACAGAACGTAGGCCG aTTGCAATTTTTAACACAGCACTTAGCGTCCAAAACTTCAGAGCAGCCATGGCAGTTCCTGCTACACTTGGTCTTGACCCAACCGTTGCAAATTCAG TGCATCAAACCATTACTGATGGAGTTGGTTCCATTTTGCCATCTGGATTACAGAGGGCAATTTTGGATGGAATTTTCACAATAGGTCGTGCACAGCTTTCAGAAATTCTTCTAAATGAGAAAAACCCACTGGGGTCTTCAAGGCTTGCTAAACTAAGGCGTTTATTTGAAGAGGGAAAGAGCCTTCAGCTGCAGTTTCCTGCCGAGGATCTTGGCTTCAG GTACCTTGAAGGAGCACTCATTCCTGACAGTGACAGTGTGGGTGCTCAAGAACCACCAACTGGTCGTCGGAGGGACTACATCCCTTCTTCAGATCCAGGGTCAAGGCTGCCTCATATGAATGTGCGCATGGTGTCCAATTCTTCTAGTGAG GCATGCATTTCTACACTTGATCTTTTGCCTTTGGACAAAGTTGAGTTTCTACTGTTCATAGCACCACTTGAAAAGTCCTACCACCTTGCTGTTGCTGCCCTGAAGGTGGCTGAGGAATTCAAAGTTTCTGTTAAGGTTTGTATACTGTGGCCTACCGAAACTGTTAAAGGAGCTGAAGCGAGGAGTAAGACAGCACTGGCACCATGGGAGAACTATATAGATGTTGCAGAAGCTAAGAAATCGTCAAATTCATCTTCATGGTGGAGCATGTGTCAAATGACTGAGAAAGGAGCAATTTTAGTTAGGCCCGATGAACATATTGCTTGGCGTGCAAAGTCAGGTCTTGATGATGATCCAATTTTAGaaatgaaaagtgttttttctgCAATATTGAAGGTATAA
- the LOC133704361 gene encoding uncharacterized protein LOC133704361 isoform X2, with the protein MEVFRKLDGLAEEIQRSQPPVDLWRKFVYCTSLTGPVLGSVDHMQPQDFEKVVSPVSVAHFSQYKLIRLLLKKLEDLNFHICKPEGLNDEPFRGGELLMGHECVKINATGQSVNVTASHLKEGKYTERNISCNILVGTDGAGSTTRKLAGIELRGEKDLQKLVSVHFLSRDLGQYLLNERPGMLFFIFNTEAIGVLVAHDLMQGEFVLQMPFYPPQQSLDDFSPETCKHLILKLVGQELSDIDVIDIKPWVMHAEVAEKFVSCDNRIILAGDAAHQFPPAGGFGMNTGIQDAHNLAWKIAALVKGIAPSSILHTYETERRPIAIFNTALSVQNFRAAMAVPATLGLDPTVANSVHQTITDGVGSILPSGLQRAILDGIFTIGRAQLSEILLNEKNPLGSSRLAKLRRLFEEGKSLQLQFPAEDLGFRYLEGALIPDSDSVGAQEPPTGRRRDYIPSSDPGSRLPHMNVRMVSNSSSEACISTLDLLPLDKVEFLLFIAPLEKSYHLAVAALKVAEEFKVSVKVCILWPTETVKGAEARSKTALAPWENYIDVAEAKKSSNSSSWWSMCQMTEKGAILVRPDEHIAWRAKSGLDDDPILEMKSVFSAILKV; encoded by the exons ATGGag GTGTTTCGCAAGTTGGATGGCCTTGCGGAGGAGATTCAAAGGTCACAACCACCTGTAGATTTATGGAGGAAGTTCGTATATTGTACTTCTCTCACTGGTCCAGTTCTTGGGTCAGTGGATCATATGCAACCTCAAG ATTTTGAAAAAGTTGTCAGCCCAGTGTCTGTCGCACACTTCTCTCAGTACAAATTAATTAGATTACTGTTAAAGAAGCTAGAAGATCTCAACTTCCATATTTGTAAACCTGAAGGGCTTAATGATGAGCCCTTCAGGGGTGGGGAGTTATTAATGGGGCACGAGTGTGTAAAGATCAATGCCACTGGTCAATCTGTAAATGTAACTGCTTCTCATCTCAAGGAAGGGAAGTACACAGAGAGAAATATTAGCTGCAATATCCTTGTTGGAACAGATGGTGCAGGAAGTACTACACGGAAGCTTGCAGGAATAGAACTGAGAGGTGAAAAAGACCTGCAAAAACTTGTCAGTGTTCATTTTTTAAGCAGAGACCTTGGACAATACTTACTCAATGAGAGACCTGGAATGCTGTTCTTTATCTTCAATACCGAAGCTATTGGAGTCCTTGTTGCTCATGATCTCATGCAAGGAGAATTCGTATTGCAG ATGCCATTCTATCCACCCCAGCAGAGCCTTGATGATTTCAGCCCCGAg ACATGCAAACACCTCATCTTGAAATTGGTTGGTCAAGAGCTTTCAGACATTGATGTGATTGATATAAAGCCATGGGTGATGCATGCTGAAGTTGCAGAAAAGTTTGTGAGCTGCGACAATCGAATAATACTTGCTGGGGATGCTGCTCATCAATTCCCCCCAGCTGGTGGTTTTG GAATGAATACTGGCATTCAGGATGCTCATAATCTCGCCTGGAAAATAGCTGCTCTTGTAAAGGGTATTGCACCATCTTCAATACTTCATACTTATGAAACAGAACGTAGGCCG aTTGCAATTTTTAACACAGCACTTAGCGTCCAAAACTTCAGAGCAGCCATGGCAGTTCCTGCTACACTTGGTCTTGACCCAACCGTTGCAAATTCAG TGCATCAAACCATTACTGATGGAGTTGGTTCCATTTTGCCATCTGGATTACAGAGGGCAATTTTGGATGGAATTTTCACAATAGGTCGTGCACAGCTTTCAGAAATTCTTCTAAATGAGAAAAACCCACTGGGGTCTTCAAGGCTTGCTAAACTAAGGCGTTTATTTGAAGAGGGAAAGAGCCTTCAGCTGCAGTTTCCTGCCGAGGATCTTGGCTTCAG GTACCTTGAAGGAGCACTCATTCCTGACAGTGACAGTGTGGGTGCTCAAGAACCACCAACTGGTCGTCGGAGGGACTACATCCCTTCTTCAGATCCAGGGTCAAGGCTGCCTCATATGAATGTGCGCATGGTGTCCAATTCTTCTAGTGAG GCATGCATTTCTACACTTGATCTTTTGCCTTTGGACAAAGTTGAGTTTCTACTGTTCATAGCACCACTTGAAAAGTCCTACCACCTTGCTGTTGCTGCCCTGAAGGTGGCTGAGGAATTCAAAGTTTCTGTTAAGGTTTGTATACTGTGGCCTACCGAAACTGTTAAAGGAGCTGAAGCGAGGAGTAAGACAGCACTGGCACCATGGGAGAACTATATAGATGTTGCAGAAGCTAAGAAATCGTCAAATTCATCTTCATGGTGGAGCATGTGTCAAATGACTGAGAAAGGAGCAATTTTAGTTAGGCCCGATGAACATATTGCTTGGCGTGCAAAGTCAGGTCTTGATGATGATCCAATTTTAGaaatgaaaagtgttttttctgCAATATTGAAGGTATAA
- the LOC133704780 gene encoding remorin 1.4-like, whose amino-acid sequence MRSVEDKGCYNHGPTQEISSGNAISFEFHKGNGASRSGHHRTALGKPTPSKWDDAQKWLVGLSRGGGGGDKKESKPRNSNADDRRLIAPVPQMEQDYSSGEDEVEGKAENGCSISIINQYEVETKNVDCDESVWRINKPVQNSTMNAVRSVCVRDMGTEMTPIASQEPSRTATPIRATTPAARSPISSGSSTPVRGQHGLQGNEGYQTGLAVTESRGETPGVVSATRHYGQEFNGSRIPENMDSDQARKMNALEARAMAWDEAERAKYMARYKREEVKIQAWENHEKRKAEMEMRKMEVKAERLKARAQERLANKLASTKRIAEEKRANAEAKLNEKAVKTSEKADHMRTTGHLPSSFSFKLPSLCW is encoded by the exons ATGAGATCTGTAGAGGATAAAGGGTGTTACAATCATGGACCAACTCAGGAGATTTCAAGTGGCAATGCAATTAGTTTTGAGTTTCATAAAGGCAATGGAGCTAGTCGCAGTGGTCATCACCGAACAGCTTTAGGCAAACCAACACCATCCAAATGGGATGATGCGCAAAAATGGCTAGTGGGATTGTCAAGAGGAGGAGGGGGAggtgataaaaaagaaagcaagccAAGAAACTCAAATGCCGACGATAGGAGACTGATAGCTCCAGTTCCTCAGATGGAACAGGACTATTCAAGTGGAGAAGATGAAGTTGAAGGAAAAGCAGAAAATGGGTGTTCCATTTCAATCATAAATCAATATGAAGTGGAGACAAAGAACGTAGATTGCGATGAGTCGGTGTGGAGAATAAACAAGCCTGTGCAGAACTCAACAATGAATGCTGTTAGATCAGTCTGTGTTAGGGACATGGGGACTGAGATGACCCCCATTGCAAGCCAAGAGCCGTCAAGAACAGCAACACCAATTAGAGCCACAACACCCGCGGCGAGGAGCCCCATATCTTCAGGATCTTCCACCCCAGTAAGGGGCCAACACGGGTTGCAGGGCAATGAAGGCTATCAAACTGGTTTAGCAGTGACTGAAAGCAGAGGTGAGACTCCCGGGGTTGTTAGTGCAACAAGGCACTATGGACAAGAATTTAATGGTTCCAGGATACCTGAGAATATGGATTCAGATCAGGCAAGGAAGATGAATGCTCTAGAAGCCAGAGCGATGGCCTGGGATGAAGCAGAGCGAGCCAAATACATGGCAAG GTATAAGCGTGAAGAGGTGAAGATCCAAGCCTGGGAAAATCACGAGAAGAGGAAAGCAGAAATGGAAATGAGGAAAATGGAG GTGAAGGCTGAGAGGCTGAAAGCCAGAGCACAAGAACGGCTGGCAAACAAACTGGCCTCGACTAAGAGAATAGCTGAAGAGAAACGAGCAAATGCAGAGGCCAAACTGAATGAGAAAGCTGTCAAGACTTCTGAGAAGGCAGATCATATGAGGACGACTGGGCACTTGCCCTCTTCATTCTCCTTCAAGTTACCTTCCCTGTGCTGGTAG